The following proteins are encoded in a genomic region of Ostrea edulis chromosome 7, xbOstEdul1.1, whole genome shotgun sequence:
- the LOC125655983 gene encoding MFS-type transporter SLC18B1-like: MEDNERKSLLRNDGENSTTHRKEENKSSLPKIPNKKKILFVSMAMVNFFMVTCYSLIAPFFPAEAEKKDVSQTVVGMIFGVFELVIFLSSPVLGNYITKIGSKFMYLSGAMIGGTCAILFGVLDKSPDGITYIVMCFLCRTIEAFGCAMLITASFAIVANVFPDNVATMLGVLETASGIGVIVGPSVGGLLYEIGGFGLPFFVVGSITILNAVVGYFLIENTDETPRSGSQSMFFLLRNPFTWIISFTIASGTFTIGFLHPTLALHVAKLQELKGKTALIGLMFLISGGIFSFTAPVFGYFTDKKGYVKSMMAAGCLTAALGFLLMGPTPIGDQLPFELWSVIVSLALVGLGLGCAIIPTFRSLMDSAKALKMEENMDTYGVVAGLYNSCYSFGEFLGPTVGSALVDRFGFDWSATGCAGLLTTSAIIMTLYGLCKSPEENTHQGRSYHVITHESITNNKTPIKDEVTML; the protein is encoded by the exons ATGGAAGACAACGAACGAAAGTCCCTACTCAGGAATGACGGTGAAAATAGCACAACTCatagaaaagaagaaaacaagTCTTCACTTCCAAAAATTCCAAATAAGAAGAAGATTCTATTCGTATCCATGGCAATGGTGAACTTTTTCATGGTGACGTGTTACTCACTAATAGCGCCATTCTTTCCTGCAGAG GCTGAAAAGAAAGACGTTTCACAAACTGTCGTTGGAATGATATTTGGAGTGTTTGAATTAGTCATTTTCTTGTCATCTCCTGTCCTAGGAAATTAT ATAACAAAAATTGGATCAAAGTTCATGTATCTCTCTGGAGCCATGATTGGAGGTACTTGTGCCATACTATTTGG GGTGTTAGATAAAAGTCCAGATGGAATTACTTACATTGTTATGTGCTTTCTGTGTCGAACAATAGAGGCTTTTGGATGCGCAATGCTTATCACAGCAAGTTTTGCAATTGTTGCGAATGTGTTTCCTGATAATGTTGCAACTATGTTG GGTGTGTTGGAGACAGCCAGTGGTATTGGAGTCATAGTTGGACCAAGCGTGGGTGGGCTTCTGTATGAG ATAGGTGGATTTGGGTTACCATTCTTTGTAGTTGGTTCTATAACGATACTGAATGCGGTAGTTGGGTACTTCCTTATAGAGAATACTGATG AAACCCCAAGATCCGGATCCCAATCCATGTTTTTTCTGCTCAGGAATCCTTTCACGTGGATCATCTCCTTCACTATTGCATCCGGAACTTTCACGATAGGATTTCTTCACCCTACTTTAGCTTTACATGTTGCAAAATTACAAGAG TTGAAAGGAAAAACGGCATTGATAGGACTGATGTTTCTTATATCGGGAGGAATATTCTCCTTCACTGCACCTGTATTTGGTTATTTCACAGACAAAAAG GGTTATGTGAAAAGCATGATGGCAGCTGGATGTTTGACAGCGGCTCTCGGGTTTTTATTGATGGGACCTACACCAATTGGGGATCAGTTACCATT TGAACTCTGGTCTGTCATTGTATCGCTGGCGCTGGTGGGACTAGGTTTGGGATGTGCGATTATCCCTACATTCAGAAGCTTGATGGACTCGGCAAA AGCActgaaaatggaagaaaatatgGATACATATGGTGTGGTTGCTGGTCTGTATAACAGCTGTTATTCGTTCGG AGAGTTTTTGGGGCCCACCGTGGGAAGCGCACTAGTGGACAGATTTGGTTTTGATTGGTCAGCAACAGGCTGCGCAGGTCTTTTAACAACTTCA GCGATAATCATGACACTCTATGGTCTCTGTAAGTCTCCTGAGGAAAACACACATCAAGGACGAAGTTACCATGTTATAACTCATGAATCAatcacaaacaacaaaacacccATCAAGGACGAAGTTACCATGTTATAA
- the LOC125656309 gene encoding MFS-type transporter SLC18B1-like, with the protein MALLSIFVSDNTNAPHSMPDKLIVPLMWLISPNKHKKSIQVVLDKSPDGMTYIVMCFLCRTIEAFGCAMLLTASFAIVANVFPDNVATVLGMLQTSSGLGVIVGPSVGGALYEVGGFGLPFFVVGSITMLNVIVGYFLIERIDDTPRSGSKSMFFLLRNPFTWTITFTIASGSFAIGFLHPTLALHVAKLPELAGKTALIGLMFLVSGGIFSFTAPVFGYFTDKKGYVKSMMAAGGLIAALGFLLLGPTPLMDPFPFELWSVIVSLALVGLGLGCAIIPTFRSLVDSAKALGMEDDMDTHGVVAGLYNCFYSLGELLGPTVGSALVDRFGFNWSATGCAGLLATSAIIMTLYGLCKSPEENTHQGRSYHVITHESITNNKTPIKDEVTML; encoded by the exons ATGGCTTTGTTGTCCATTTTCGTCTCAGACAACACAAATGCACCTCATTCGATGCCAGATAAGTTGATCGTACCTCTAATGTGGTTAATATCACCAAACAAACACAAGAAATCAATTCAAGT GGTGTTAGATAAAAGTCCAGATGGGATGACCTACATTGTCATGTGCTTTCTGTGTCGAACGATAGAGGCTTTTGGATGCGCAATGCTTCTGACAGCAAGTTTTGCAATTGTTGCGAATGTGTTTCCTGATAATGTTGCAACCGTGTTG GGTATGTTACAGACCTCCAGCGGCCTTGGTGTTATTGTTGGACCAAGTGTGGGCGGGGCTCTTTATGAG GTCGGCGGATTTGGGTTGCCGTTCTTCGTCGTTGGTTCCATAACAATGCTCAACGTGATTGTCGGCTATTTCCTAATAGAGCGCATTGATG ATACCCCAAGATCTGGATCCAAATCCATGTTTTTTCTGCTCAGGAATCCTTTCACGTGGACCATCACCTTCACTATTGCATCCGGAAGCTTCGCTATAGGGTTTCTTCATCCTACTTTAGCTTTACATGTCGCAAAATTACCAGAG TTGGCAGGAAAAACGGCATTGATAGGACTGATGTTTCTTGTATCCGGAGGAATATTCTCCTTCACTGCACCTGTATTTGGTTATTTCACAGACAAAAAG GGTTATGTGAAAAGTATGATGGCAGCAGGAGGTTTGATAGCGGCTCTTGGGTTTTTATTGTTGGGGCCCACACCACTTATGGATCCGTTCCCATT TGAACTCTGGTCTGTCATTGTATCGCTGGCGCTGGTGGGACTGGGTTTGGGATGTGCGATTATCCCTACATTCAGAAGCTTGGTGGACTCAGCAAA AGCGCTTGGGATGGAGGATGATATGGATACGCATGGCGTGGTTGCCGGCCTGTATAACTGCTTTTACTCTCTTGg GGAGTTGTTGGGGCCCACCGTGGGAAGCGCACTAGTGGACAGATTTGGTTTTAATTGGTCAGCAACAGGCTGCGCAGGTCTTTTAGCAACCTCA GCGATAATCATGACACTCTATGGTCTCTGTAAGTCTCCTGAGGAAAACACACATCAAGGACGAAGTTACCATGTTATAACTCATGAATCAatcacaaacaacaaaacacccATCAAGGACGAAGTTACCATGTTATAA